The genomic segment GCTCATCCCCGGTGATGGTGTCTATATCACCTTGGTAAGCTATAAAGGGGAAAAGCTTTACAGCCTCACCAATATTGGTCCTCCTGCCACCTTCGGGGTGAAGGAGCGGAGGGTTGAGGTTCACCTGCTCGATTTCAACGGGGAACTATATGGAGAGAGGATCAGGGTCCATTTCCTTAAAAGGCTCCGCCCAGTGAGGAGGTTTGATGACGAAGAACAGCTCAAAAGACAGATAGAGGATGATGTCTCCCGGGCAAGGGATTACTTCTCCTCGCTTTCCCCGAAGAGCTTTTCCCACTGAGATTTTGCCTCGGCGCTTTTCTCGTTTCCCCGTTTTATATCTTCTTTCCTTAGCTTAAAGAAGGTGCAGAAGTTGGCTCCCTCCCGATCGGCGACCCAGTCGGAAGCCGGCTCCCGGCATTTATTGTGGGCGCTCTCGTCGTAGAACTCGCAGTTCAAACAGCAATGGACAGCAGAAGAGCAGTTGGGGCAGAGATCCTCCCTGCTCGGGAGGTAATCATCAGGGAATTTGTAGCCACAAAAGAAGCAGGTAGCCATTTTCTTTTCCCCCTCATCATTAAACCACAAGGATAAAGCCCGGTCAATCGGCGAATGGGCTGGATTTAACCCCTCTTTCCGTGTTATATTAGTTAGCTATCGAGATAAAGGGGGGTGTTCTATGCTCCGTTTTTTCAATACATTGACGGGAAGGATCGAGGAGTTTCATCCCTTATCTGAGGGCGAGGTACGGATGTATACCTGTGGTCCCACGGTTTACGATTACGCCCACATCGGAAACTTCCGGGCGTACATCTTTGAAGACCTTCTCAGGCGCCACCTAAAATTCCGTGGCTTTCGGGTAATCCAGGTGATGAACATCACCGACATTGACGATAAGATCATCCGCCGGGCGAACGAGGCAGGGGAGGATATCTTCACCTTTGCCTCCCGCTACATCGAGGCGTTCTTCGAGGACATCAACGCCCTCCGCATCGAACGGGCAGAGTATTACCCTCGGGCTACCGAGCACATAGAGGATATGAAGAGGCTCATCGAGAGATTGATCGAGAAGGGACACGCCTACATCAAGGAGGGGTCCGTTTATTTTAAGATAGATACCTTCCCCGACTATGGGAAGCTCTCCAAGCTCGATCCGGAATCGCTTGAAGTTGGAAGCAGGGTGGATGCGGATGAGTACACCAAAGACGATGTTCGCGACTTCGCTCTATGGAAGGCGAGGAAGGAGGGAGAGCCTTATTGGGATTCCCCCTGGGGTGAGGGGAGACCGGGTTGGCATATCGAGTGCTCGGCGATGAGTATGCGTTACCTCGGGGAGACCTTTGATATCCACACCGGCGGGGTGGATAACATCTTCCCCCATCACGAGAACGAGATAGCCCAGAGCGAGGCAGCAACAGGGAAACCGTTTGTCCGCTACTGGCTCCATTGTCAGCACCTCGTCGTCGAGGGGGAGAAGATGAGCAAGTCGAAGGGGAACTTCTACACCCTCCGCGATCTCCTTGAGAAGGGGTACGACCCGGTAGCGATCAGGTATCTCCTTCTTGCCACTCATTACCGCAAGCCTTTAAATTTCACCTTCGAGGGGCTCAGGAATGCAGAAACCACGGTAGAACGGATAAACGATTTTCTTGACAGGTTGGCAAGCTCGTCCTTTACCTCCTCGGGAAACGGAGCTCTCGAGAAGGCGATCAGCCGGGCAGAGGAGAAGTTCACCGCCGAGCTCGATGATGATCTCAATATCTCCGGGGCACTCGCTGCCCTTTTCGAACTGATAAAGGAGGCGAACACCGCCCTCGATAGCGGAGCGGTTTAAGAAGGGGAGAGGGGGAAGATCCTCTCCCTTTTCCGCAATTGGAACCGTGTCCTCGGAGTGATCGAGGAGCCGGAGGAGCTTCCCGATGAGCTTTTGAGGCTCATCAGGGAGAGGAACGAGGCGAGGCGGGCGAGGAACTATAAGCTTGCCGACGAGATAAGGGCAAGGCTCCTCGAGAAGGGTATCGTGCTTGAGGATACCAAGTACGGCACCCGCTGGCGGCGGAAATCCCTCCGGGATTGATTGGTTGGATGTATGAGCTTTTATCGGGCTTAATTACAAGGAGGTGTAATTATGTCTTCTGATAAGTTTCCCGAGATAAAGACGAAGCTTCCCGGTCCCCGAGCGAAGGAGGTTATCGAGCGGGATGGGCGGTTCATCTCCAAGTCTTATACCCGCTCTTATCCTATGGTGGCGAAGAAGGGTACGGGGGCGGTTGTTGAGGATGTGGATGGCAACCGGTTCCTCGACTTCACCGCCGGGATAGCGGTCTGTGCCACCGGCCATTCCCATCCTGAGGTGGTATCTGCGGTGAAGAAACAGGCAGAGGCGCTCATCCATATGTCGGGGACCGACTTCTACTACGAGCCGCAGGTGGATCTGGCGGAGAAGATGAACGAGATCGCCCCGATATCCGGTGAGTGTAAGAGCTTCTTCGGTAATTCCGGTGCCGAGGCAATAGAGGCAGCGATGAAGCTTGCCCGCTACTACACCAAGCGTCCCATCTACATCGCCTTTTATGGAGCGTTTCACGGGCGGACCTTTGGTGCCCTCTCCCTCACCGCGAGCAAGAGCGTTCAGCGGAAGTTCTTCTCCCCGCTTCTTCCTTCGGTGGTTCACAGCCCCTATGCCTACTGCTACCGTTGTCCCTTCGGCAAGGAGGTTAAATCTTGCGATCTTGAGTGCGTCAAGTTCCTCGAGGACTACATCTTCGAGAAGGAGGTACCGCCGGAGGAGGTGGCAGCGATAGTGGTTGAGCCAATCCAGGGAGAAGGGGGCTATATTGTCCCGCCGGATAAGTTCATCAAGAGACTGCATCAAATAGCGAAGAAGTACGGCATCCTCTTCGTCTCCGACGAAGTTCAGGCGGGGATGGGGAGGACGGGCAAGATGTTCGCCATCGAGCATTTCGGCGTAGAGCCCGATATCATCACCGTTGCCAAAGGTATCGCCTCGGGGATGCCGCTTGGGATAATGGTCTCCCGGAGGGAGATAATGGATGCCTGGGTGCCCGGCTCCCATGCCTCGACCTTCGGTGGAAACCCGGTCTCCTGCGCTGCCGCCCTTGCCACCATCAAACTGCTTAAGGAGAAGTACATCGAGAATGCGGCGAAGGTTGGCGGTTATATCCTTGAGGAGCTCACCAAGATGAAGGATCGGCATCGTCTCATCGGCGATGTGCGGGGCAAGGGGCTGATGATCGCTGTGGAGATGGTGAAGGACAAGGAAACCAAGGAGAAAGCTCCGGAGGAGCGGAACAAGGTGGTCTATAAGGCGTTTGAGAAGGGACTTTTGGTCCTCGCCTGTGGTCCGAACGGGCTTAGGTTCTCGCCCCCGTTGGTGGTGGATAAGGAGCAGGCGGAGAGGGCGCTTTCCATATTCGAGGAGGCGCTCACCGAGGTGGAGAAAGGATAAATTGCGAGGCTTTCTCTCGCACCTGATAGCGAAGCTCAAGAGGAAGGCGAACCCCCATCTCTTCGGGAAGAGGGGTGAGGAGCTCGCCTCATCTTTCCTCAGGAAGAAGGGGTATCGGATCGTGGAGCGAGGGTATCGGACTCGGTTCGGGGAGATAGATATCATCGCCTATGATGGGGAGGTGCTCTGTTTCATCGAGGTGAAGGCGAGAAGGTCGGATAAAAAGGGTCTTCCCGAGGAGGCGATTCCTCCCTGGAAGCGAGAGCGGATCAGGAGGATGGCTGAAGGGTATCTTGGGAGTAAGGGTTTTTCCGATATCCCCTGTCGGTTCGATGTGGTCGCCATCTACTCGCCGGAACGAGGAAAGGTGGAGATCAACCTGATCAAGGACGCTTTTTAGTAGATTTGATCCTCTTTCCCGGGTTAAAAACGGGCTTGACAGGGGAAAGAGGGGTGTTATATATTTAAATTCGGCGGAGCGGGAATAGCTCAGGGGTAGAGCGCAACCTTGCCAAGGTTGATGTCGCGGGTTCGAATCCCGTTTCCCGCTCCAAACTTTTTGAGGCGGCGTAGCCAAGTGGTAAGGCGGAGGTCTGCAAAACCTCTATACCTCGGTTCGATTCCGAGCGCCGCCTCCAATTTTTTGCCTTCTTCTCCAATGGACGGTTGGGCAGTCGTGGGTTTTCTTCCTTCCTCCTTGTAGTTCCCCCTTCTTGACAAAGGGTGTCCCCGGTGCTATAAAGGAGGGTGATCTATTAGAGTTGGTAGGGATGAGGGATCTGCAGAGGGCGGTGGAAGTTTTTAAGTGGTATTTTTAGTCATTTGGCAGAAAGTTCTTTGTTTTTTGCAATCGGTTTGTTTGTAACTTCTTAGAGGAATAAGCCTGCCGGGGTGGCGGAATTGGTAGACGCAAGGGACTTAAAATCCCTCGGGGCTTAGGCTCCGTGCCGGTTCGAGTCCGGCCCCCGGCACCAGATCATTTAATTAAGATAAGAGAATTACTTCCTTTTATCCGAGAAAAGATAAATAGAAATCTCACTAATGCTTACGCTGAGTTTTCTCTTGGCTTCAAGGTGGCTGCAATAGTGTTTAAGAAGGTGTTATCCTTTGTCTATTTGTCGAGTCAAAAGCTTAAAGTCGTTTTCGCTTAACTTGCGGATTGAGGTAACAAACCATCCCCACGCTTTGTTTGGATCGATACCGCGAAAAGCTTCAAGCGAAATTCGCATTGCTGTATCTATAACGACTGGATTGTCAAAGTAAAGCTTTACATCTTTAAGCTGAAACACCCAAGGATATTGCTCTGGGTGTTTAATTTTAGGATGAGTTTTTCTTTCGGGCGTAGAAGCTATCTTAGCGTGAGCAACCACCCCAATTCCGGAGGCATAGAAACAGATTAAATCTCCAGCTTTTAGATGTTTTCTCCCGGGGGTCCTTTCACCAATAGCATGAACTTTTCCTTCGCCTATGAGGTCCTTAATAATCTCCTCTGCTGTCCTTTTTTTATCTCCTCTCACCGGAGCGAGCCAATATTCTATCTCTTTTTTTGTCTTTTTTTCTTTTCCAACCTCTTCTTCTGTGCCTATTTCAGGTTCTGGTCGAGTCAATAGTCGGGATATCAACCCTGCGATATGGTCAATAGTAGGACCTGAAGGTTTAATAATGCCAAGGATATCTTCATGACTTATCTCATATTCATTTATAGCCTCAGCCAGTGAAATCAGGGACTCGACAGAGATGATTCTCAGCTGATTTGTTCTTTTTTCGGCTATTATGGAGTTTTCAAGCTGATTTAGGCCAGAGTCAGGACGCCCAATAACATACAGGCCGAGAGCATGATCCCAATCAGGAATGACCTTTTGTGAGATCAGACTATTAATATAACCAACGAGTGTAGTAGTTTTAATTGCGTAAGCTTCCGTAGTTTTTACCTCGATGACCAAGTAAAATCCTGTAGGAGATCTCCAAAGCCCATCATATCCTATTTCGCCATACACGCCCTTATATCGTCCGAAGGTTACTTCAAATCCAAGAAATTCTCCCAGGTAATTAACCAGGTCCTGTAAAGCTTTGTTATATTGATCCCCGCTTTTTCTCAGACATTCGTCAATATAATCTCTGATCTGGCCAATTTCCTTGAGATTTTCTTTAAGAAACTGTCTAAATCTTTCTCTGGGAACATCATCTCCGGGAGTGTCGTCCAACCTTCCTACTAAGGATAATATTTTGGTAAGCGTGATTATCATCTTTCTCCCCTTTTTAAATCCTTAACGAGATTACAATATCATTTATACTTGAGATACTATTGAAGCACAAGTTGTGTGATAATTGAAATTCAAATATTTTGAGCTTATATTCTCTACCGGCCCCGGCACCAGATTATTTATTAATAACTTACAGCCTCCCCCAAATATCCCCCTTTTGAAAGATCCTTGAATTCTGCTAGTTTGCTCCCTCCCGGGTTAAAGTAATGGAGATGGATGGGGTAAAAGGGAGGTGAAGGACGTTTGTTATCACCTCTTGCTCAATGGAAAAATCTCTACAGATCTCCCTCCTTGTGCTAAAGTAAAGGAAGGGTGAGGGAAGATGACATCCATTGTCGAGCTTGAGGAGAAGGTAGCTAAGTTAGGGAGAAGGGAGCAAGGGCTATTCGGGAGGATCTTCGAGCTCTTCTCCGCTTGGGGGGAGCTTAAGATCCCAGCCACATTCAGGGGGAAGGTTAGGGAGTACTTTGGCAGGAGGGATGAAGCGGGGAATATCCTCGAATCCGAAGAGGAGGTAGTAGCGAGGATCGAGTCTCAAAGGTTGGTGAGGATAAGGAACAGGATCACCGGGGAGGAGGCGCTCTTCAACCGGCTACGGGCGGAAAGGCCCGGGGTGCGGGAGGAGAAGAGGAGGAAGGAAGAGGATAAGCTTCACCAGTTCATCGAGGAGGCGAGAAGGGGTTGTGATTTCTGCGATCCGGAAAAATACACCTCGGAGGATGTCTTCGGCAGGGTGAGGGGGAAGCACTCCATCACCGCTGCCAACCTCGCCAAGTACGATGCCCATCACGGGCTGGTGATATTCGACAATCACAATCCCCTCGAGTTCACCAAAGAGGAGTTCTTCGATTACCTTGCTACCGCTTTTTCCTGGTTCGCCAAGGTCGAGGAGTATGATCCTCGTCTCCGCTATCCCTTTCTGATGTGGAACTCGCTGCCCCGGGCAGGGGCATCCCAGGTTCACGGGCATATGCAGGTGCTGATGAGCAGGGATTATTACGCCAGGGTCTCCGCACTTTTTAAATCGGCTCGGCGATATCGAGAGGAGTACCACGGGGATTACTTCGCTGATCTCTACCGGGTGCACGATGCGGTTGGGCTTGCCCATTCTTACCGGGAGGTGAAGGTATTGGCTCATCTCACCCCAGTTAAGGAAAAGGAGATAATGATAATCGGAGATTCCCTTGATGAACCCTTTAGGGAAGCCATCTTTAAGACGCTCCGCGCCTATATCGATCGCCTTTCGGTGATGAGCTTCAACCTCTCGTTTGCCATCCCCGTCCCCCCCGATGACTTTCCTTACATCGTGAGGATGGTGGACAGGGGGAGCATCTTCAAGGTAACCTCTGACATCGGAGCGATGGAGCTTTATGGAACCAATGTCATCGCCAGCGATCCTTACAAGGTGATCGAGGTGGTGAGGGAGTTCCTCCGCTTATAACTAAGGGGTTCTCCGTCCGGAGGAGGTTTTGTTTGCTTTTTTCTTTTGTTTCTCCCTAAGCCAATCCTCCGCCATCGACCACGAGAAAAGAGCCGGTGATCCAGGAGGACATATCGCTTGCGAGAAAGAGTATCGCCTTTGCTATGTCCTCGGGCGTTCCCACCCTGTTTATGGGTCTTTCCCCCGCCTCCTTCATAAATTTATCGAGGTCCTCACCCAGCTGGGCGCATTCCCCCCGGAGGAGAGGGGTATCCACATCGCCAGGGCAGACGCAGTTCACCCTGATATTGTCCTGTCCGTGATCGATCGCCATTGCCCGGGTGAGGTTCAATACCCCGCCTTTGGCAGCGCAATAAGAGGCGGCTTTGGGACCACCCTTAAGTGACCAGCCGGAGCCGATGTTGATGATGCTTCCCCCACCGTTTCTCACCATATGGGGTATCACATAATGGGAGAGGAGATATACCCCCTTAAGGGTGATATCGATTGCCCGGTCCCACTCCTCCTCGGAAAGATCGACCACATCCTTCCTTATGATTATGCCCGCATTGTTCACCAGGATGTCTATCTTGCCGAACCTTCTTACCGTTTCCTCGACCCCTTCCTTGCAGTCGGAGGCGGAAGCGACATCGCATCTTATGAAGATTGCTTCAGTTCCTAAGTTCTCTATCTCGGAGACTGCTTCCTTCCCCTTTTTCTCGTCGATGTCGAATATGGTGATCCTGGCGCCCATCTCCCCAAGTAGCTTTGCGGTTCCCAAGCCGATCCCCGATGCCCCTCCGCTGATCAGCGCCACCTTACCCTCCAGGGAGAGTAGCTTTGTCGCTCGCGAGCTGTTCATAGGGTTCCTCCTTACTTCCACATCACCGTTTTTTCGAAGGGGGTGAGACCTTTTCCGCATCCCTTCCCGAGACGGTACCGACATAGGCGGTCTCAGCGACGAATTTAGCTGAAGGGATGTTCACCGAAAACGCCTTCCGGGCGAGGATGTTCCCCGCCCCAAGCGAGACCTTTCCCCCATCCTTTTCCGCCGGCAGGGAAAGGGCAGCTCCAAAAACGATGCCAAGGATCAATGCCGGGATAAAAATTGTTTCCTTTTTCATCGCCTATCCCCCTTAGATTTTTTCCATTGGTGGGAAAATGTTAGCATAGGGAACGGAGGATATCAAACGAAGTAGCTTTCTCACCGTTTACGAGCCACCATCTTTTGTGCTAACTTAGAGTAAGCGAAGGCATCATCGGGAGCGATGGGTGATTGAGAGAAGGGAACATCCTTTGGAAGGAGAATCGCTATGAGGATAGAAACCTTTGAGATGGAGCGGTGGCAATCGAAGTGGGAGCATCGGGTCTCCTACAATCTCTCGGAAAGTGGGGTTCATCCCCTTTCCTTTGAGGAGCTCGTCCCCAGGGAGGAGCTTGAGCGTCTCCTTAAGCTGCGGTTAGGTTACATCCAGACCAACGGGACGAAGGAGCTCAAGCAGAGGATTATGAGATATTACCCCGGGGCAGGGGAGGGGAATATCCTCGTTACCACCGGCTCTTGTGAGGCGAATTTCCTCCTCATCTTTTCCCTCATCGAGCAGGGGGATGAGGCGGTCTTTATGCTTCCCAACTTTATGCAGATCTATGGCCTTTTACGGGCGTTCGGGGCGGAGGTCAAGACATTTACCCTGAGGGAGGAACTCCGCTGGATGCCCGATCTTTCCGAACTCAAGAGGGCAATAACCAAGAGGACGAAGCTCATCTGTATCACCAATCCCAATAACCCAACCGGTGCCCGGCTGAATGACGAAGTGCGGGGGGCGGTAATCGATCTCGCTAAGTGGGCGGGTGCCTGGCTCATTGTGGATGAGGTATATCAAGGGGCAGAGCTCGATGGGAGGATCACCCCGACCTTCTTCGGCTCTTATGAGAAGTGCATCGTCGTCTCTGGACTGTCTAAGGCTTATGGTCTTCCCGGGTTGAGGGTGGGCTGGATAGTGGGACCGGAGAAGGTTATCGATAAGCTCTGGAGCTATAAGGACTATACCACCATCACCATAAGCGGCCCAAGCGATCGCTTAGCCCGGCTGGTACTCGAGCCCGAAATGAGGGAGAGGATCCTTGAAAGGACGCGGAGGATCATAAGGGGCAACCTCGATATCCTTGAGGGGTGGATCAAGGAGAATGGTCTTTTCCATCTCGTTCCCCCATCTGCAGGGGCGATAGCCTTTGCCCGGTATGATCTCGATATCAATGCCACTGAGCTTGCCCACCGGGTGAGGGAGAGGAAGGGGGTGCTCCTTCAGCCCGGGGATCAATTGGGGATGGATGGCTATATCCGCTTCGGCTTGGGCGAGGAGAGCGATCGGTTCCGGGAGGCGCTTTCCTTGGTAGGGGAGGAGCTGAAGGAATTGCGAGCCGGTTGAGGGAGGTAGTAGTATGTTCTCAGCGATGTTTTCTATACTCTTGCTTCCGTTTCTTGTAGCGATGTTTTTAGCGATAAATATGGGGGGTAGCGGGACCTCTCCTGCTTTTTCCGCCGCCTATGGTTCGGGTATCATAAAGAGAGAGTTGATCCCAGGGCTATTCGGAATATTTGTTCTCTTCGGCGCCATTGTTGCTGGTAAAAAGGTGGTATTGACCATAGGTAAGGGGGTTCTGCCTGGCGAAATAATGAGCCTTACCCTGACTACGATAATTCTATTCTCAGTTTCCTTCTCCCTTCTTATGGCGAATTTATTGAGGGTACCTCAATCGACAAGTCAAGCAACGGTTTTTGCCCTTATCGGTCCTGCTATTTATTTTAAGGTTC from the Acidobacteriota bacterium genome contains:
- a CDS encoding acetyl ornithine aminotransferase family protein, whose amino-acid sequence is MSSDKFPEIKTKLPGPRAKEVIERDGRFISKSYTRSYPMVAKKGTGAVVEDVDGNRFLDFTAGIAVCATGHSHPEVVSAVKKQAEALIHMSGTDFYYEPQVDLAEKMNEIAPISGECKSFFGNSGAEAIEAAMKLARYYTKRPIYIAFYGAFHGRTFGALSLTASKSVQRKFFSPLLPSVVHSPYAYCYRCPFGKEVKSCDLECVKFLEDYIFEKEVPPEEVAAIVVEPIQGEGGYIVPPDKFIKRLHQIAKKYGILFVSDEVQAGMGRTGKMFAIEHFGVEPDIITVAKGIASGMPLGIMVSRREIMDAWVPGSHASTFGGNPVSCAAALATIKLLKEKYIENAAKVGGYILEELTKMKDRHRLIGDVRGKGLMIAVEMVKDKETKEKAPEERNKVVYKAFEKGLLVLACGPNGLRFSPPLVVDKEQAERALSIFEEALTEVEKG
- a CDS encoding YraN family protein; translation: MAKLKRKANPHLFGKRGEELASSFLRKKGYRIVERGYRTRFGEIDIIAYDGEVLCFIEVKARRSDKKGLPEEAIPPWKRERIRRMAEGYLGSKGFSDIPCRFDVVAIYSPERGKVEINLIKDAF
- a CDS encoding EVE domain-containing protein: MITLTKILSLVGRLDDTPGDDVPRERFRQFLKENLKEIGQIRDYIDECLRKSGDQYNKALQDLVNYLGEFLGFEVTFGRYKGVYGEIGYDGLWRSPTGFYLVIEVKTTEAYAIKTTTLVGYINSLISQKVIPDWDHALGLYVIGRPDSGLNQLENSIIAEKRTNQLRIISVESLISLAEAINEYEISHEDILGIIKPSGPTIDHIAGLISRLLTRPEPEIGTEEEVGKEKKTKKEIEYWLAPVRGDKKRTAEEIIKDLIGEGKVHAIGERTPGRKHLKAGDLICFYASGIGVVAHAKIASTPERKTHPKIKHPEQYPWVFQLKDVKLYFDNPVVIDTAMRISLEAFRGIDPNKAWGWFVTSIRKLSENDFKLLTRQIDKG
- a CDS encoding SDR family oxidoreductase, giving the protein MNSSRATKLLSLEGKVALISGGASGIGLGTAKLLGEMGARITIFDIDEKKGKEAVSEIENLGTEAIFIRCDVASASDCKEGVEETVRRFGKIDILVNNAGIIIRKDVVDLSEEEWDRAIDITLKGVYLLSHYVIPHMVRNGGGSIINIGSGWSLKGGPKAASYCAAKGGVLNLTRAMAIDHGQDNIRVNCVCPGDVDTPLLRGECAQLGEDLDKFMKEAGERPINRVGTPEDIAKAILFLASDMSSWITGSFLVVDGGGLA
- a CDS encoding aminotransferase class I/II-fold pyridoxal phosphate-dependent enzyme produces the protein MRIETFEMERWQSKWEHRVSYNLSESGVHPLSFEELVPREELERLLKLRLGYIQTNGTKELKQRIMRYYPGAGEGNILVTTGSCEANFLLIFSLIEQGDEAVFMLPNFMQIYGLLRAFGAEVKTFTLREELRWMPDLSELKRAITKRTKLICITNPNNPTGARLNDEVRGAVIDLAKWAGAWLIVDEVYQGAELDGRITPTFFGSYEKCIVVSGLSKAYGLPGLRVGWIVGPEKVIDKLWSYKDYTTITISGPSDRLARLVLEPEMRERILERTRRIIRGNLDILEGWIKENGLFHLVPPSAGAIAFARYDLDINATELAHRVRERKGVLLQPGDQLGMDGYIRFGLGEESDRFREALSLVGEELKELRAG